In one window of Tellurirhabdus rosea DNA:
- a CDS encoding SDR family NAD(P)-dependent oxidoreductase: MKKRLEGKVAIVTGGGTGIGEAICKKFAQEGAKVIVAGMADDPVDAVVNEIHQHGGSATAFKGDLSREVVARSCVDLAVSTYGKLDVLINNAGVFPETNALTDFTEESFDFLLRNNCKTTYMMSKAALPELQKTKGNIVTAGSEAGLLGIPKNAPYGGTKAFNHAFTKGLAAEQAQFGVRCNIVAPGPIDTAWTHAETGPMDKEMEKTNTQATPLGRLGTPEEVANVYLFLASDEASYVTGAIYEVDGGITIGKGPIGDKADSRLKEQPADTLLLHHSMEGRVSVTK, encoded by the coding sequence GTGAAAAAGCGTTTGGAAGGAAAGGTCGCCATTGTGACCGGCGGAGGCACCGGCATCGGGGAAGCCATCTGCAAAAAATTCGCCCAGGAAGGGGCCAAAGTCATCGTGGCCGGCATGGCCGACGACCCGGTGGATGCCGTCGTCAACGAAATTCACCAGCATGGCGGCAGTGCGACGGCGTTCAAGGGTGACCTGTCGCGGGAGGTGGTAGCGCGCTCCTGCGTCGATCTCGCAGTGAGCACGTACGGTAAACTGGACGTGCTGATCAACAACGCCGGGGTCTTCCCGGAAACCAACGCGCTGACGGACTTCACCGAAGAATCCTTTGACTTTCTGCTCCGGAATAACTGCAAAACGACCTACATGATGTCGAAAGCGGCCCTGCCGGAGTTGCAGAAAACGAAAGGCAATATCGTGACCGCCGGCTCGGAAGCGGGCCTGCTGGGCATTCCCAAAAATGCGCCCTACGGCGGCACCAAGGCGTTCAACCACGCGTTCACGAAGGGCCTCGCGGCCGAGCAGGCGCAGTTCGGCGTGCGGTGTAACATCGTCGCGCCCGGCCCCATCGACACCGCCTGGACGCATGCCGAAACCGGCCCCATGGACAAGGAGATGGAAAAAACGAACACCCAGGCCACGCCGCTGGGCCGTCTGGGAACACCCGAAGAAGTGGCGAACGTGTACCTGTTTCTGGCCTCCGACGAAGCCTCTTACGTGACCGGGGCCATCTACGAGGTGGACGGTGGCATCACCATTGGCAAAGGCCCGATCGGTGACAAGGCAGATTCGCGGCTGAAAGAGCAGCCCGCCGATACGCTCTTGCTCCATCACTCGATGGAAGGCCGGGTTTCGGTCACTAAATAA
- a CDS encoding OmpA family protein, producing MLNWKKRWLLACWMVLLTLVSQAQPQALLQEADRQLTLHAYGRSIELYTQLLSDFNTVLKPEQRIAAQASLAFAYKAAGDLQKAENTYRDLIGSGPLPADLSINYLHFAQVLASNGKYRESQAMFEKYNTLKGQQTARKSAAMAPASVGQGAPGTKKIPTKYRLEILELNTKNAEFSPMYFREGLLFVSGKKGGSAIETSGSGGGGGYLDLFYMPNRQDLRIDKIVKADGTVTKAPAQPAPKKEKSLLGGDYYTRATANDSRTLNYAGSYNVTGGLGYQKPGTVQRFDKEINTRYHEGPATFFSDGSRIIFTRNNYNGGRVRQSAEGVTNLKLYTAEQQNGTWVNVQELPINSNEYSVGHPALSKDDQLLFFASDMPGGFGGTDLYVSRYTNGQWSKPVNLGRQVNTKGNELFPFVDEVGNLYFSSDGQKGGLGGLDVYCAYMTNGTQATQIEHLEAPVNSDKDDFGLITDEFRRTGFLSTNRFNDSDDIVRFVRESSLYGCRNLTLRLYDEESNMPLDSVVVEVQSRTDGQPTRTLVTKTNGLAQLCLEGNSDFILRSSKDGFMTSTVGFSTQGMTDDSPSRLEIALFRPKELADTVQLSASAPSGNDGWGVVDPKKSRIRGVVMSERDRKPIEGVVVRLKNECDGMVQQVVTSADGRYEFELTENCEFTLIAAKERYGTNTNRIRKLPRRTPPKVLSADLKMLRVGDIVELDNIYYDLDQWTIRPDAARELDKLVATMRKYPTLSVEIRSHTDSRGENTYNRYLSAQRASSVVNYLASKGISRKRLVAAGYGETMPVNNCVDGVICTEAEYQRNRRTEFKVLAIK from the coding sequence ATGCTTAACTGGAAGAAACGGTGGTTACTGGCTTGCTGGATGGTGCTGCTGACGCTGGTCAGCCAGGCACAGCCCCAGGCGTTGCTGCAGGAGGCCGACCGGCAACTGACGCTGCATGCCTACGGCCGTTCCATCGAACTGTATACCCAGCTGCTTTCGGATTTCAATACCGTCCTGAAGCCCGAACAGCGGATTGCCGCCCAGGCTAGTCTGGCTTTTGCCTACAAAGCGGCCGGCGACCTGCAAAAGGCCGAAAATACGTACCGCGACCTGATCGGCAGCGGACCGCTCCCCGCTGATCTGAGCATCAATTACCTGCATTTTGCCCAGGTGCTCGCCAGCAACGGCAAGTACCGCGAATCGCAGGCGATGTTTGAAAAATACAACACGCTGAAGGGCCAGCAGACAGCCCGCAAGTCCGCCGCGATGGCCCCGGCCAGCGTGGGCCAGGGTGCGCCGGGCACCAAGAAAATACCGACCAAATACCGGCTCGAAATCCTCGAACTGAACACCAAAAACGCGGAATTCAGCCCGATGTACTTCCGGGAGGGACTGCTGTTTGTTTCCGGAAAAAAAGGCGGCTCGGCCATCGAAACGTCGGGCAGCGGCGGGGGCGGCGGCTACCTCGACCTGTTTTACATGCCCAACCGCCAGGACCTGCGGATCGACAAAATCGTGAAGGCCGACGGCACCGTGACCAAAGCGCCCGCACAGCCGGCTCCCAAAAAGGAAAAATCCCTTCTGGGCGGCGACTATTACACCCGCGCCACGGCCAACGACTCCCGAACGCTGAATTATGCGGGCAGTTATAACGTGACCGGCGGACTGGGGTACCAGAAACCCGGGACGGTTCAGCGCTTCGACAAAGAGATCAATACGCGCTACCACGAAGGTCCGGCGACGTTCTTCAGCGACGGCAGCCGCATCATCTTCACCCGGAATAACTACAACGGTGGCCGCGTCCGGCAGAGTGCCGAGGGCGTCACCAACCTCAAGCTCTATACGGCCGAACAGCAGAACGGCACCTGGGTAAACGTGCAGGAATTGCCCATCAACAGCAACGAATACTCGGTGGGCCACCCGGCGCTCAGCAAAGACGACCAGCTGCTGTTCTTTGCCTCGGACATGCCCGGCGGCTTCGGCGGCACCGACCTGTACGTTTCCCGGTATACGAACGGACAATGGTCGAAACCGGTCAACCTGGGCCGACAGGTCAATACCAAAGGCAACGAGCTTTTTCCCTTTGTCGATGAGGTGGGGAATCTGTACTTCTCCTCGGACGGCCAGAAAGGCGGGCTCGGCGGGCTGGATGTGTACTGCGCCTACATGACCAATGGCACGCAGGCCACTCAGATCGAACACCTCGAAGCGCCCGTCAACTCCGACAAAGACGATTTTGGCCTGATTACGGACGAATTTCGCCGGACGGGTTTTCTGAGCACCAACCGCTTCAACGACAGCGACGATATTGTCCGGTTTGTGCGGGAAAGCTCGCTCTACGGCTGCCGGAACCTGACCCTGAGGCTGTATGACGAAGAAAGCAACATGCCGCTCGACAGCGTCGTGGTGGAGGTGCAGTCGCGGACCGACGGGCAGCCCACCCGGACGCTGGTGACCAAAACCAACGGCCTGGCCCAGCTCTGTCTGGAAGGTAATTCGGATTTCATTCTGCGTTCGTCCAAAGACGGCTTCATGACCAGCACCGTCGGATTCTCGACCCAGGGCATGACCGACGATTCGCCTTCCCGGCTCGAAATTGCGCTGTTCCGGCCGAAAGAACTGGCCGATACCGTCCAGCTCAGCGCCTCGGCTCCTTCCGGCAACGACGGCTGGGGCGTGGTGGACCCGAAAAAATCCCGGATTCGCGGGGTGGTGATGAGCGAGCGGGACCGCAAGCCCATCGAAGGCGTGGTGGTCCGGCTGAAGAACGAATGCGACGGCATGGTGCAGCAGGTAGTGACCAGCGCGGATGGCCGCTACGAATTTGAACTGACCGAAAACTGCGAGTTTACGCTCATTGCGGCCAAGGAACGGTACGGCACCAATACCAACCGCATCCGGAAACTGCCGAGACGGACGCCGCCCAAAGTGCTTTCGGCCGATCTGAAAATGCTGCGCGTCGGTGATATCGTCGAACTCGACAACATTTACTACGACCTCGACCAGTGGACGATCCGCCCGGATGCCGCCCGCGAACTGGACAAGCTCGTGGCGACAATGCGGAAATACCCGACCCTGAGCGTCGAAATCCGGTCGCATACCGACAGCCGGGGCGAAAATACCTACAATCGCTACCTCTCGGCCCAGCGGGCCAGCTCGGTCGTTAATTACCTGGCGTCCAAAGGCATCAGCCGGAAACGGCTCGTGGCGGCGGGGTACGGCGAAACTATGCCCGTGAATAATTGCGTCGATGGCGTCATCTGCACCGAAGCCGAATACCAGCGCAACCGCCGCACCGAATTTAAGGTGCTGGCTATCAAGTAA
- a CDS encoding CaiB/BaiF CoA transferase family protein — protein MNDRKPETGPLVGLRILDLTRLLPGPLGTMLMADLGAEVLKIESPEVPDYVRAFPPHLHGESVHYLSYNRSKRSVLLDYTHEEGRKTFLRLVATADVVVEQFRSGYLDGLGIGYEAARQVNPRIIYVSVTGYGQTGPYAHRAGHDLNYAGLAGVLGLTGEADGPPVVPGVQLADIAGGSYMAVIATLAALQARHRTGEGQHVDVSMTDAVMPLLSVSYALYAGTGTAAPRGTLPLSGGQVNYGVYACADGKYVALGTLEPKFWQRFCAAVGRPNWVPFSALTDREQVEQAQKEVADEIRTKPLDYWTALGAEQDIPMTAVYDLPDLEKDPHLRSRGMIIEQEHPIAGRLRQIGIPLKFSRTPVRPAWAAPVWGQDTAAVLQELKDREQRTASSGS, from the coding sequence ATGAACGACCGTAAACCGGAAACCGGCCCGCTTGTCGGCCTGCGCATTCTGGACCTGACCCGCCTGCTGCCCGGCCCGCTCGGAACCATGCTCATGGCCGATCTGGGTGCCGAAGTCCTCAAAATCGAATCGCCCGAAGTCCCGGACTATGTGCGGGCGTTCCCGCCCCATCTTCACGGTGAATCGGTCCATTACCTGAGCTACAACCGGTCCAAGCGGAGTGTGCTGCTGGATTACACGCACGAAGAAGGGCGCAAAACATTTCTCCGGCTGGTGGCGACGGCGGACGTGGTAGTCGAACAGTTTCGGTCCGGCTACCTCGACGGCCTGGGCATCGGCTACGAAGCGGCCCGGCAGGTCAATCCCCGAATCATCTACGTTTCCGTAACCGGCTACGGCCAGACCGGCCCCTACGCCCACCGCGCGGGCCACGACCTCAACTATGCCGGACTGGCCGGGGTGCTGGGCCTGACGGGCGAAGCGGATGGCCCGCCGGTGGTTCCCGGTGTGCAGCTGGCCGACATTGCCGGAGGGTCGTACATGGCCGTGATCGCTACGCTGGCCGCCCTGCAGGCCCGCCACCGCACGGGCGAAGGGCAGCACGTGGATGTGTCCATGACCGACGCCGTGATGCCGCTTTTGTCGGTCAGCTACGCCCTGTACGCCGGGACTGGAACCGCCGCCCCGCGCGGAACCCTGCCGTTGTCGGGCGGGCAGGTCAACTACGGCGTGTATGCCTGTGCCGATGGAAAATACGTCGCGCTCGGCACGCTGGAGCCGAAATTCTGGCAGCGATTCTGCGCGGCCGTCGGTCGCCCGAACTGGGTGCCTTTTTCGGCTTTGACCGACCGGGAGCAGGTGGAGCAGGCCCAGAAAGAGGTCGCTGATGAGATCCGTACAAAACCACTCGATTACTGGACGGCACTGGGCGCGGAGCAGGACATTCCGATGACGGCCGTTTATGACCTTCCGGACCTGGAAAAAGACCCCCATCTGCGTAGCCGCGGGATGATTATCGAGCAGGAACACCCCATAGCGGGACGGCTCAGGCAGATCGGCATTCCGCTGAAATTCTCCCGGACGCCCGTTCGCCCCGCCTGGGCGGCCCCGGTCTGGGGGCAGGATACCGCCGCCGTTCTGCAGGAATTAAAAGACCGGGAGCAGCGAACCGCTTCCTCGGGAAGCTGA
- a CDS encoding vWA domain-containing protein: MRQFFSMLCLIAVFLLPGQNVNAQPKARRTIMGTVTDHFSGQPIAGVTVALKNTNRGVATDEKGGFVLQNVPDSALTLVFSFLGYKTEEVPVGRNQSVLKVQLQPEVHNLQEVIVTGYNSVQKRQMTASVTVLAPSPNTEDYSAINENTFHDARQQPVTTFSADVDRASYANVRRFLNSGHFPPKDAVRIEELINYFAYSYPQPSGDDPVAIHTELAESPWNPGLQLLRIGLQARSIPADKLPPANLVFLVDVSGSMNQENKLPLVKAALKLLVGQLRPEDRVALVAYAGAAGLVLPPTPGSERTRIVQAIDALEAGGSTAGGAGLRLAYKIAAEHFRTDGNNRVILATDGDFNVGESSDAALQRLVEEQRETGVFLSVLGFGMGNYKDNKLETLADKGNGNYAYIDTWQEARKVFVQEFGGTLFAVAKDVKLQLEFNPAQVRAYRLIGYENRMLRNEDFRDDRKDAGEMGAGHSVTALYELIPAGTESAYLPVTDSLKYLRTDLSGRGSSEQATLKIRYKRPDERRSRQLEKVIRHRPGQLSQASADFRFAAAVAGFGLLLRNSEFKGKADYEQLAELARKSLDGRTEGDRWEFLQLVEGAKALTPSEMVKK; encoded by the coding sequence ATGCGGCAATTTTTTTCGATGCTCTGCCTGATTGCGGTCTTTCTGCTTCCGGGTCAGAACGTAAACGCACAACCAAAGGCCCGGCGAACCATCATGGGCACTGTGACCGACCACTTTTCCGGTCAGCCGATTGCCGGGGTAACCGTTGCGCTGAAGAACACCAACCGGGGCGTCGCCACCGACGAAAAAGGCGGGTTTGTTCTCCAGAATGTGCCCGATTCGGCGTTGACACTGGTTTTTTCGTTCCTCGGATACAAAACGGAAGAGGTGCCGGTCGGCCGCAACCAGTCGGTCCTGAAGGTGCAGCTCCAGCCCGAGGTGCACAACCTGCAGGAAGTGATTGTGACCGGCTACAACTCGGTTCAGAAACGGCAGATGACCGCCTCGGTCACTGTGTTGGCGCCCAGCCCAAACACGGAAGATTACTCGGCCATCAACGAAAATACCTTCCACGACGCCCGGCAGCAGCCCGTCACCACCTTCTCCGCCGACGTGGACCGGGCCTCCTACGCCAACGTCCGGCGTTTCCTGAACAGCGGCCACTTTCCGCCGAAAGACGCCGTGCGGATCGAAGAACTGATCAATTATTTTGCCTATTCCTATCCGCAACCGTCGGGCGACGACCCCGTTGCCATCCATACCGAACTGGCTGAATCGCCCTGGAATCCGGGTTTGCAGTTGCTCCGGATCGGTTTGCAGGCCCGGAGTATTCCGGCCGATAAGCTGCCGCCCGCCAACCTGGTGTTTCTGGTGGATGTGTCCGGGTCCATGAACCAGGAGAACAAACTGCCGCTGGTGAAGGCCGCCCTGAAACTGCTGGTCGGCCAGCTCCGACCCGAGGACCGCGTGGCGCTGGTGGCCTATGCCGGAGCCGCCGGACTGGTGTTGCCCCCAACCCCCGGCTCGGAGCGGACGCGAATCGTTCAGGCCATCGACGCCCTCGAAGCAGGCGGCTCGACGGCGGGCGGCGCGGGCCTGCGGCTGGCGTACAAAATCGCGGCGGAGCATTTCCGGACGGACGGCAACAACCGCGTTATTCTGGCTACGGACGGCGATTTCAACGTGGGCGAGTCGAGCGACGCGGCCTTGCAGCGACTGGTGGAGGAGCAGCGCGAAACGGGCGTGTTTCTGAGCGTACTCGGCTTCGGCATGGGCAATTACAAGGACAACAAACTCGAAACGCTGGCCGACAAGGGGAACGGAAACTACGCCTACATCGACACCTGGCAGGAGGCCCGCAAAGTCTTCGTGCAGGAGTTCGGCGGGACGCTGTTCGCCGTGGCGAAGGACGTAAAGCTGCAACTGGAGTTCAACCCGGCGCAGGTCCGGGCGTACCGCCTGATCGGCTACGAAAACCGGATGCTGCGGAATGAGGATTTCAGGGACGACCGGAAAGACGCGGGCGAAATGGGCGCGGGCCACTCGGTCACGGCCCTGTACGAACTCATTCCGGCGGGCACCGAAAGCGCGTACCTGCCTGTCACGGACTCGCTGAAGTACCTCAGAACGGACCTGTCGGGGCGGGGCAGCAGCGAGCAGGCGACGCTGAAGATCCGGTACAAGCGCCCGGACGAGCGCCGGAGCCGACAACTGGAAAAAGTCATCCGGCACCGGCCCGGACAGCTGTCCCAGGCTTCCGCCGACTTCCGGTTTGCGGCCGCCGTGGCCGGTTTTGGACTGCTGCTTCGGAATTCAGAATTTAAGGGAAAAGCGGACTATGAACAGCTGGCCGAACTGGCCCGAAAAAGCCTCGACGGCCGGACGGAAGGCGACCGGTGGGAATTCCTGCAATTGGTGGAAGGAGCTAAGGCGCTGACCCCTAGTGAAATGGTAAAAAAATAA
- a CDS encoding RNA polymerase sigma factor, which produces MFLKRFRKPTPTTDADYVSAYQATGNLEWLGELYERYMEMVYALCFRYLRDEDESKDAVMALFEQLITDVGRYEIRNFKSWLHTTARNYCLMQLRQRPVTVNGHAVADDELDDLPVSHTSDDSAADLEQQLSHMDECLKTLPPEQRASVSLFYLDQKSYADIAAQTGYDLKQVKSYLQNGRRNLKICIEKRNE; this is translated from the coding sequence ATGTTTCTAAAGCGATTTCGAAAACCTACCCCGACTACCGACGCGGATTACGTGTCGGCTTATCAGGCTACGGGCAATCTGGAATGGCTGGGTGAGCTTTATGAGCGGTACATGGAAATGGTGTACGCCCTGTGTTTCCGGTATCTGCGCGACGAAGACGAAAGCAAGGACGCGGTCATGGCCCTGTTCGAGCAGCTGATTACCGATGTTGGCCGTTACGAAATCCGGAACTTCAAAAGCTGGCTGCATACCACCGCCCGCAACTACTGCCTGATGCAACTGCGCCAGCGCCCCGTGACGGTAAACGGCCACGCTGTTGCCGACGACGAACTGGACGATCTGCCGGTCAGCCACACCTCCGACGACAGCGCCGCCGACCTGGAACAGCAGCTTTCGCACATGGATGAATGTCTGAAAACGCTGCCGCCCGAGCAGCGGGCCAGCGTGTCTCTGTTCTACCTCGACCAGAAAAGTTACGCCGACATTGCGGCCCAGACGGGCTACGATCTGAAGCAGGTGAAAAGTTACCTGCAAAACGGCCGGAGAAACCTTAAAATCTGTATTGAAAAGCGGAATGAGTAA
- a CDS encoding TonB family protein: MSKQDPHNEPELTPDDLRRYRAGLLDAAERHRVERLLLREPLYDEALDGFEALAQAGRPVNPALADLRQRLHRRVAQPTKERRLLPVWWAMAASVCLLIGVYFFLYQKPDASQNQARQHEPRPERAPVSPAPSAGPPPEIARQADPDQPRAKRSRQRPARFSAERIARNEAPPAGYPRADAATPSAAPTRPDSGMRDAVVIADSPQKEARSAAPNALMPQKAPLAARKLAPPAAGRALQGRIVDGQTGQPLAGVVVTLPDKRRGTVTDADGRFQLPDSLTAGTQLTAGILGFETKSFTPADLRAGDVALQPSVQSLNEVVVTGYGTQARKAITGAVTRTTSPASQPEEFRQFVRQHKKMPASATEAGISGTVRLRFRVRKDGRIGRIRVISGLGYGCDEEAVRLLREGPRWQPASRKSRPVAGWAEVTIPFP, from the coding sequence ATGAGTAAGCAAGATCCCCATAACGAACCCGAACTGACGCCCGACGACCTGCGCCGTTACCGCGCCGGACTGCTCGACGCGGCGGAACGGCACCGGGTGGAACGGCTGCTGCTCCGCGAACCGCTTTACGACGAAGCGCTGGATGGTTTTGAGGCGCTGGCCCAAGCGGGCCGTCCGGTAAATCCGGCCTTGGCGGACCTGCGCCAGCGTCTTCACCGGCGAGTGGCCCAACCGACGAAGGAACGTCGGCTGCTGCCTGTCTGGTGGGCTATGGCGGCCTCCGTCTGTCTGCTGATCGGGGTTTACTTTTTCCTTTATCAGAAACCGGATGCTTCGCAGAACCAAGCCCGCCAGCACGAGCCGCGGCCCGAGCGGGCACCAGTTTCTCCGGCTCCGTCCGCCGGTCCACCGCCCGAAATAGCCCGACAGGCCGACCCGGACCAGCCGCGCGCCAAACGGAGCCGACAGCGTCCGGCCCGTTTCTCGGCCGAACGCATTGCCCGAAACGAAGCGCCGCCCGCCGGGTATCCGCGGGCCGATGCCGCGACTCCTTCGGCCGCTCCGACCCGGCCCGATAGCGGGATGCGGGATGCGGTAGTGATAGCTGATTCGCCCCAAAAAGAGGCCCGGTCGGCGGCTCCCAATGCGCTGATGCCGCAAAAAGCGCCGCTTGCCGCCCGCAAGCTCGCCCCTCCAGCTGCCGGGCGGGCGCTTCAGGGCCGGATCGTGGACGGTCAGACGGGTCAGCCGCTGGCGGGGGTTGTCGTGACGCTGCCCGATAAACGACGGGGAACCGTCACGGATGCAGACGGCCGTTTTCAGCTTCCTGACAGTCTCACCGCCGGGACGCAACTGACGGCGGGCATCCTCGGGTTCGAGACAAAATCGTTTACCCCGGCCGACTTGCGGGCGGGCGATGTAGCGTTGCAGCCGTCGGTTCAGTCGCTCAACGAAGTGGTGGTTACCGGCTACGGCACTCAGGCCCGAAAAGCCATTACGGGGGCTGTAACTCGTACAACGTCGCCAGCCAGCCAGCCTGAGGAGTTTCGCCAGTTTGTGCGGCAACATAAAAAAATGCCCGCTTCTGCGACGGAAGCGGGCATTTCGGGAACCGTCCGGCTGCGCTTTCGGGTGCGGAAAGACGGGCGTATCGGGCGCATCCGGGTAATCAGTGGGCTGGGCTACGGCTGCGACGAGGAAGCCGTTCGCCTGCTCCGCGAGGGACCTCGCTGGCAGCCTGCCAGCCGGAAAAGCAGGCCGGTGGCGGGCTGGGCCGAAGTCACGATTCCGTTTCCATAA
- a CDS encoding acyl-CoA dehydrogenase family protein, with protein MKRPSLYFSDEHELFRQTARQFIETEVIPNTEQWESERRIPASVFRRMGELGYLGLPFPETYGGAEADFWYSVVFLEELARSGMGGFTTAVSVHEYMAINHISKAGSEFLKEKYLVPAIRGEKVAALGITEPDAGSDVSAIRTTARRQPSGAEEDYLINGSKTFISNGTYGDFITLAVKTAPELGTAGVSLLVVDLDSPGVTRTKLNKMGWHSSDTAEIRFDEVRVPAQNLIGVENRGFYYLMESLQLERLVAAVLAVSGSQLALDWTLQYLHERQAFGKKIGQFQAVRHTIADVATEIEVARQFVYHTCWLFTQGAPVVKECSMAKLHASELQKRTIDKCLQYFGGYGYIEDYPICRAYRDARVGTIAGGASEIMREIISRMVIDAVEYRPAYS; from the coding sequence ATGAAACGGCCTTCCCTGTACTTTTCCGACGAACATGAGCTTTTCCGTCAAACGGCGCGGCAATTTATAGAAACCGAAGTAATCCCCAACACCGAACAATGGGAAAGTGAGCGGCGGATTCCGGCCAGCGTTTTTCGGCGCATGGGCGAACTGGGCTATCTGGGCCTGCCTTTCCCCGAAACATACGGTGGGGCCGAGGCGGATTTCTGGTATTCGGTCGTATTCCTGGAAGAACTGGCCCGCTCGGGCATGGGCGGCTTTACGACCGCCGTCAGCGTGCACGAATACATGGCTATCAACCACATTTCCAAGGCCGGAAGCGAATTTTTAAAGGAGAAGTACTTAGTGCCGGCCATTCGCGGCGAGAAGGTCGCCGCCCTCGGCATCACCGAACCCGATGCCGGCTCGGACGTGTCGGCCATCCGGACAACGGCCCGGCGGCAGCCGTCCGGTGCCGAAGAAGACTACCTCATCAACGGTTCGAAAACCTTCATCAGCAACGGCACCTACGGCGACTTCATCACGCTGGCCGTCAAAACCGCCCCCGAACTGGGCACCGCTGGGGTTAGTCTGCTCGTGGTTGACCTCGACAGTCCGGGCGTCACCCGCACGAAGCTCAACAAAATGGGTTGGCACAGCTCAGATACCGCCGAAATCCGGTTCGACGAGGTGCGCGTTCCGGCCCAAAACCTGATCGGGGTGGAGAACAGAGGCTTTTATTACCTGATGGAAAGCCTGCAACTCGAACGGCTCGTGGCCGCCGTCCTGGCCGTTTCCGGTTCGCAGCTCGCCCTCGACTGGACGTTGCAGTACCTGCACGAGCGGCAGGCGTTCGGTAAAAAAATCGGCCAGTTTCAGGCGGTCCGGCACACTATCGCCGACGTGGCTACCGAGATTGAGGTCGCCCGGCAGTTTGTCTACCACACCTGCTGGCTCTTTACGCAGGGGGCGCCCGTGGTCAAGGAATGCTCGATGGCCAAGCTACACGCCTCCGAGCTGCAAAAGCGGACCATCGACAAGTGTTTGCAATATTTCGGCGGCTACGGCTACATCGAAGATTACCCGATCTGCCGCGCCTACCGCGACGCCCGGGTGGGCACCATTGCCGGCGGAGCGTCGGAAATTATGCGGGAAATTATTTCCAGAATGGTCATCGATGCGGTGGAATACCGACCGGCCTATTCCTGA
- a CDS encoding porin family protein codes for MKKGLITTFCLLALTVSSVVAQQRWSAGPRLGLNLSTAVGDIDNTKLKPGLVAGGFVMYSSVNHFAVSLDALYSQRGFRYKQTDAQGGIDYRQRVNYLELPLLFRYFLNRSGDVRPNIFIGPNVGFLLGANRTNPEAKNRELFRKADFGATAGLGLNFRVGQAQRLHLDARYTFGLSDMTQNVPLIPDNRPDGVVRNSTINLTLGYGIGIGRNY; via the coding sequence ATGAAGAAAGGATTGATAACTACATTTTGTTTACTGGCGCTGACGGTTTCGTCGGTGGTAGCGCAACAGCGGTGGAGCGCCGGTCCGCGTTTGGGTCTGAATCTCTCTACGGCCGTTGGCGATATTGATAACACCAAGCTGAAGCCGGGTCTGGTGGCAGGCGGATTTGTGATGTATAGCAGCGTAAATCACTTCGCCGTTTCGCTCGACGCGCTTTATTCGCAGCGCGGTTTCCGTTATAAGCAAACGGACGCCCAAGGCGGCATCGACTACCGCCAGCGGGTCAACTACCTCGAACTGCCGTTGCTGTTCCGTTACTTCCTGAACCGGAGCGGCGATGTGCGTCCCAACATTTTCATCGGCCCCAACGTCGGTTTTCTGCTGGGGGCTAACCGGACCAACCCCGAAGCCAAAAACCGGGAGCTTTTCCGCAAAGCGGATTTCGGAGCCACGGCCGGCCTTGGCCTCAACTTCCGGGTCGGCCAGGCCCAGCGCCTGCACCTAGACGCCCGCTACACCTTCGGCCTCTCTGACATGACCCAGAACGTGCCCCTGATTCCGGACAACCGCCCCGACGGCGTAGTCCGCAACTCCACCATCAATCTCACGCTGGGCTACGGCATCGGCATCGGCCGAAACTATTAA